The following are encoded in a window of Fibrobacter sp. UWB13 genomic DNA:
- the fliB gene encoding flagellin lysine-N-methylase — translation MLLRVPEFYDSFHCIAGKCTDTCCIGWEIDIDDESAKRYAKVQGEFGKRLQQNIEDGHFKLIPGDRCPFLREDGLCDMICHLGESSLCDICREHPRFVEVYGDIMEKGVGLCCEEAVRLLLESKGSATSPIAFVEREIDEIPDEIPDDAIEARDAIFEEREHLFKILADHSKPLNKRLVKLLDYAIETSGFEFPETRPSEINATDKISDNAHQTWIEILGKGESYGPAWDTAYKQLKENGWAKIARQDSPHPLFTDSDGEKIIAYLLFRYYEKSLFDGNSLTKVEFAIYFWVMVQKFQATKIDAIKLLSKQTEYSEEIMELFEQEFMENPAFFPDSIKKILME, via the coding sequence ATGCTTCTCCGTGTTCCAGAATTCTACGATTCGTTCCATTGCATTGCCGGCAAATGCACCGACACCTGTTGCATCGGTTGGGAAATCGACATCGATGACGAGAGCGCCAAGCGCTACGCCAAAGTTCAAGGCGAATTCGGCAAAAGGCTCCAGCAGAACATCGAAGACGGACATTTCAAACTGATCCCCGGCGACCGTTGCCCATTTTTAAGAGAAGACGGACTCTGCGACATGATTTGCCACCTCGGTGAATCTAGTTTGTGCGACATCTGCCGTGAGCACCCTCGATTTGTGGAAGTCTACGGAGACATCATGGAAAAGGGCGTTGGACTCTGCTGCGAAGAAGCCGTACGCTTACTGCTAGAGAGCAAAGGTTCCGCCACCTCGCCCATTGCGTTTGTCGAACGCGAAATCGACGAAATTCCAGACGAGATCCCCGATGACGCCATCGAAGCTCGCGACGCTATTTTCGAAGAACGAGAACATTTATTCAAAATACTTGCCGACCACAGCAAGCCACTGAACAAACGACTCGTCAAACTGCTCGACTACGCCATCGAAACAAGCGGTTTCGAATTTCCAGAAACACGCCCATCCGAAATCAATGCCACCGATAAAATTTCGGACAACGCCCACCAGACGTGGATCGAGATCCTCGGCAAAGGCGAAAGTTACGGCCCCGCATGGGACACCGCATACAAGCAGCTAAAAGAAAACGGTTGGGCAAAAATCGCCCGCCAAGATTCGCCTCATCCACTTTTCACAGACAGCGATGGCGAAAAAATCATCGCCTACTTGCTATTCCGCTACTATGAAAAAAGCCTGTTCGACGGCAACAGCCTCACCAAAGTCGAGTTCGCCATTTACTTCTGGGTGATGGTGCAAAAGTTCCAAGCCACCAAAATCGACGCCATCAAATTGCTCAGCAAGCAAACCGAATATTCCGAAGAAATCATGGAACTTTTCGAGCAGGAATTCATGGAAAATCCAGCATTTTTCCCCGACAGCATCAAGAAGATATTAATGGAATAG
- the metF gene encoding methylenetetrahydrofolate reductase [NAD(P)H] has translation MKIIDILKQDKMSLSFEVFPPKKETSFENVKAATEAIAKLNPAFMSVTYGAGGGVSQYTLEIAKNLKYNFNIPMLAHLTCISSTKETIHQRIEDMKAAGIKNVMALRGDLTPELIANGRGDCDYHHAVELIRELKAADADFCIGAACYPEKHPESPNQAEDIKHLKEKVDAGADFLTTQMVFDNNLFFSFLYKLRDAGVNCPVLPGIMPITNANQVDRAIKLSGSFMPQRFKSLVDKFGSDPDAMKQAGIIYATDQIIDLYANGITNVHVYSMNKPDVAEGILKNVSAILGKNFAG, from the coding sequence ATGAAGATTATCGACATCCTGAAGCAAGACAAGATGAGCCTCTCCTTCGAGGTGTTCCCGCCGAAGAAAGAAACGAGTTTTGAAAACGTTAAAGCAGCTACCGAAGCAATTGCAAAGCTTAACCCCGCATTCATGAGCGTCACATACGGCGCAGGCGGTGGCGTGAGCCAGTACACGCTCGAAATTGCGAAGAATCTCAAGTACAATTTCAACATTCCGATGCTCGCCCACCTCACCTGCATTTCGAGCACCAAGGAAACCATCCACCAGCGCATCGAAGACATGAAGGCCGCCGGCATCAAGAACGTGATGGCACTCCGTGGCGACCTCACGCCGGAACTCATTGCAAATGGCCGTGGCGACTGCGACTACCACCACGCTGTGGAACTCATCCGCGAACTCAAGGCCGCTGATGCAGACTTTTGCATTGGCGCTGCCTGCTACCCCGAAAAGCACCCGGAAAGTCCAAACCAAGCCGAAGATATCAAGCACCTCAAGGAAAAGGTCGATGCAGGCGCCGACTTCCTCACGACGCAGATGGTCTTCGACAACAACCTTTTCTTCAGCTTCCTTTACAAGCTCCGCGATGCAGGCGTGAACTGCCCGGTGCTCCCCGGCATCATGCCCATCACGAACGCAAACCAGGTCGATCGCGCCATTAAGCTTTCGGGTTCATTCATGCCGCAACGTTTCAAGTCGCTTGTGGACAAGTTCGGTAGCGATCCGGACGCCATGAAGCAGGCTGGCATCATCTACGCCACCGACCAGATCATCGACCTCTACGCGAACGGCATCACGAACGTCCACGTTTATTCCATGAACAAGCCGGACGTCGCCGAAGGCATCCTCAAGAACGTCTCTGCCATCCTCGGCAAGAACTTCGCAGGGTAA
- a CDS encoding division/cell wall cluster transcriptional repressor MraZ: MNFTSFIGQAQTAIDGKGRTSFPREFRRQLSASEGNEFVVTRGPDRTLRLFVLPEFEKFMADLDSWSDRRQADLVRRGLCPTVVEMDGQNRILLPKILLEYAGLKDEVLYVTARGKALELWNPERYNEKYGLQTNEAIDAFSAAFYGGGLTEGDNGR, from the coding sequence ATGAATTTCACTTCTTTCATAGGACAAGCCCAAACGGCTATCGATGGAAAGGGAAGGACCTCCTTCCCTAGGGAATTCCGTCGTCAGCTTTCGGCGTCCGAAGGGAATGAGTTCGTGGTCACCCGTGGCCCGGACCGCACCCTCCGGTTGTTTGTTCTTCCTGAGTTTGAGAAATTTATGGCGGACTTGGACAGCTGGTCCGACCGCCGTCAAGCCGACTTAGTTCGGAGAGGCCTCTGCCCCACAGTTGTGGAGATGGATGGCCAGAATCGCATTTTACTCCCCAAAATTTTACTGGAGTATGCCGGCCTTAAAGACGAAGTTCTTTATGTTACGGCTCGCGGTAAAGCTCTCGAATTATGGAATCCTGAACGCTATAACGAAAAGTATGGTTTGCAGACAAATGAAGCAATCGATGCTTTCTCTGCCGCGTTCTATGGTGGTGGCTTGACGGAGGGGGATAATGGCAGATAA
- a CDS encoding penicillin-binding protein, producing the protein MNKRNWDPLLLLKVFVLCVVGGLILQTFDIQVMNRGVYQATTRSIVTRTKNLYAERGSIMDRNGVVFAESMRDTSDNLGYSRLFLQGTLASQIVGKVGYNGSGSMGMEQIYNDSLRGDEGIRVSVQDAHQKEVYNRSKNVIEARTGLDLVLTIDRNMQEIVEKALKDGVAEFSAKNASAVVVDPYTGEILAMASYPTFDPNSKNQGVDRAAKNEIVSLSYEPGSTFKVITAAAALENHVVSPQKVYANEGKCWKWNPKSERICDTHIYGDMDMSEAMVQSSNIVFAKIASEVGAMRMYRMARAFGIGERAFDNYIGEESGRLLKPAELTRDDRTLKTMGFGHAVSVTPIQMVMAYSAIANGGKLMRPQIVKEWRNSKGEVVKKIEPMELRRVISEKTAATIRKMLYRVVNSGTAKKVASQKLTDVLFGGKTGTAEKYNKETRSYDRNLQVASFIGLAPFEDTRYVCLVLVDEPHGKTVGGLTAGPIFRRIMEGIYYHPAISPLAHNLKQVKLGSPCDKDFSGMMVSAAKDFAKRNKCPVRFEGKGLRVISERMDGGLVNGKTLLLGDAVAKKMPDLKGLSLKDALEVMGNIRMNVEYTGKGRVVAQEPKAEEALQKGAICKLTLKEKS; encoded by the coding sequence ATGAATAAGCGAAATTGGGATCCTCTGCTTCTCTTGAAGGTTTTTGTGCTTTGCGTTGTGGGCGGGCTGATTTTGCAGACGTTTGACATCCAGGTGATGAACCGTGGTGTTTACCAGGCGACTACGAGGTCGATTGTGACGCGTACAAAGAACTTGTATGCGGAACGTGGCTCTATTATGGATAGAAACGGAGTCGTGTTTGCCGAAAGCATGCGCGATACGAGTGATAATCTGGGCTATAGCCGTTTGTTCTTGCAGGGGACCCTTGCATCGCAGATTGTGGGCAAGGTGGGCTATAATGGCTCGGGTAGCATGGGCATGGAACAGATTTACAACGATAGTCTCCGTGGTGACGAAGGCATTCGCGTAAGTGTCCAGGATGCGCACCAGAAAGAGGTCTACAACCGTTCTAAGAATGTGATTGAAGCCAGGACAGGATTGGATCTCGTGCTGACGATTGACCGCAACATGCAGGAAATTGTAGAGAAGGCTTTGAAGGACGGTGTCGCTGAATTCTCGGCGAAAAACGCAAGTGCTGTTGTCGTGGATCCGTATACGGGCGAAATCCTTGCGATGGCGAGCTACCCGACATTTGACCCGAATTCCAAGAATCAGGGTGTCGATCGCGCTGCAAAGAATGAAATTGTTTCGTTGTCGTATGAACCGGGTTCAACGTTCAAGGTGATTACGGCTGCGGCCGCTCTTGAAAACCATGTTGTCAGTCCGCAGAAGGTTTATGCCAACGAAGGCAAATGCTGGAAATGGAACCCGAAGTCCGAAAGAATTTGCGATACCCATATCTATGGCGATATGGACATGAGCGAAGCGATGGTGCAGTCCTCGAATATTGTGTTTGCAAAGATTGCCTCTGAAGTGGGGGCTATGCGTATGTACAGAATGGCTCGTGCTTTTGGCATTGGCGAAAGGGCTTTTGACAACTACATTGGCGAAGAAAGTGGAAGACTTTTGAAGCCGGCTGAACTTACTCGCGACGATAGAACGCTCAAGACGATGGGCTTTGGTCATGCTGTTTCTGTGACGCCGATCCAGATGGTGATGGCTTATTCGGCTATTGCAAACGGCGGCAAGCTCATGCGCCCGCAAATTGTGAAGGAATGGCGTAACTCCAAGGGTGAAGTCGTGAAAAAGATTGAACCGATGGAACTTCGCCGTGTGATTTCTGAAAAGACGGCTGCAACCATCCGTAAAATGCTCTATCGTGTGGTGAATAGCGGTACGGCAAAGAAGGTGGCTTCGCAGAAACTTACCGACGTGTTGTTTGGCGGCAAGACGGGTACGGCTGAAAAGTACAATAAGGAAACTCGCTCTTACGATCGCAATTTGCAGGTGGCTTCGTTTATCGGGCTTGCTCCGTTCGAAGATACGCGTTATGTATGCCTTGTGCTTGTGGATGAACCGCATGGAAAGACTGTGGGTGGTCTTACTGCAGGTCCGATTTTCCGCCGCATCATGGAAGGGATTTACTACCACCCGGCAATTTCGCCGCTCGCTCATAATTTGAAACAGGTCAAGCTTGGTTCTCCGTGCGATAAGGACTTTTCCGGGATGATGGTGTCTGCGGCTAAGGATTTCGCAAAGAGGAATAAGTGCCCGGTTCGCTTTGAAGGCAAGGGACTCCGTGTGATTTCGGAACGCATGGACGGAGGACTTGTCAATGGCAAGACGCTTTTGCTCGGCGATGCCGTGGCAAAGAAAATGCCGGATTTGAAGGGTTTATCGTTGAAGGATGCTCTCGAAGTGATGGGGAACATCCGCATGAATGTTGAATATACAGGAAAAGGCCGCGTTGTCGCTCAGGAACCCAAGGCAGAAGAAGCCTTGCAGAAA
- a CDS encoding TlpA disulfide reductase family protein produces the protein MLSRIFSLVAFVAVMGFAQFAPEPQVADIKLMMDSTTNQPMKMDFSKHLSGISDPGIIFAHFSNRPLLIYYFSPKCPHCQKHFPEIQNLIKEYESKGLTGIAIGLNGGIKKNDIRLFIDQYHAVIPVFQDTDSKFGPAYGTGYIPVVYLVQKDGTFYRYETLNEANMNHLRATLNKILKK, from the coding sequence ATGCTTAGTCGCATTTTCAGTTTGGTAGCTTTTGTAGCCGTCATGGGTTTTGCGCAGTTCGCACCGGAGCCGCAGGTTGCCGATATCAAATTGATGATGGATTCCACAACGAATCAGCCCATGAAGATGGACTTTTCCAAGCATCTTTCGGGCATCAGTGATCCGGGCATTATTTTCGCCCACTTCAGCAACCGCCCGCTGCTCATCTATTACTTCAGCCCGAAGTGCCCGCACTGCCAAAAGCACTTCCCCGAGATCCAAAATCTCATCAAGGAATATGAATCCAAGGGACTCACCGGCATTGCTATTGGTTTAAACGGCGGCATCAAGAAGAACGACATCCGTTTGTTCATCGACCAGTACCACGCGGTCATTCCGGTATTCCAGGACACCGACAGCAAGTTCGGACCGGCTTACGGCACGGGCTACATCCCGGTGGTCTACCTCGTGCAGAAGGACGGCACGTTCTACCGCTACGAAACACTCAACGAAGCGAACATGAACCATTTGCGCGCTACGCTGAACAAGATTTTGAAGAAGTAA
- the rsmH gene encoding 16S rRNA (cytosine(1402)-N(4))-methyltransferase RsmH — translation MADNNLRKSVHVNEISEAAVAGVQGREFYHDPVMLKECLEGLNIKPNGTYSDCTLGGGGHSYAIAQKLDSDGTLHAFDRDDEAVQFATKRLAGVLPKFIVHPVPFSELGNEIEPNTLDGVLYDLGISSHQVDDSSRGFTFVGDNPLDLRMDRRESVSAQEWLRSVSEDDFAAALRKNADMDRAFKLATRIKEKVGEITTEGREVLPSDIKAVVEAVFPDKRRDANSLLARIFQAVRMEVNGELKQIEDSLRAAVNCLKVGGRLVVMSYHSVEDRCVKETAAEFEKACICPENLPVCMCGGNHQRLKKVNRKPILPSAEEINRNSRARSAKLRIYERV, via the coding sequence ATGGCAGATAACAATCTCCGCAAGTCAGTACATGTAAATGAAATTTCGGAAGCTGCGGTCGCTGGAGTTCAAGGGAGAGAATTCTATCACGATCCGGTGATGCTCAAGGAATGCCTTGAAGGCTTGAATATCAAGCCGAACGGCACCTATTCGGACTGCACACTTGGCGGTGGCGGCCATTCTTACGCTATTGCCCAAAAGCTGGATTCTGATGGTACGCTCCACGCGTTTGACCGCGACGATGAAGCGGTCCAGTTTGCAACGAAGCGCCTTGCAGGCGTTCTCCCCAAGTTTATTGTCCATCCGGTTCCGTTTAGCGAACTCGGAAACGAAATTGAACCGAATACACTCGACGGTGTCCTTTACGATCTCGGCATCAGCAGCCATCAGGTAGATGACTCTAGCCGTGGTTTTACGTTTGTAGGCGATAATCCGCTCGATCTCCGCATGGACCGTCGTGAAAGCGTCTCTGCGCAGGAATGGCTCCGCTCTGTGAGCGAAGATGATTTTGCAGCCGCTCTCCGCAAAAATGCCGATATGGATCGTGCGTTCAAGCTTGCCACTCGCATCAAGGAAAAAGTGGGAGAAATTACCACCGAAGGTCGCGAAGTGCTCCCGAGCGATATCAAGGCTGTTGTCGAAGCCGTATTCCCGGATAAGCGCCGTGATGCCAATAGTTTGCTTGCCCGCATATTCCAGGCTGTCCGCATGGAAGTGAACGGCGAACTCAAGCAGATTGAAGATAGCCTCCGTGCCGCAGTCAATTGTCTCAAGGTGGGCGGTCGCTTGGTCGTGATGAGCTACCACTCTGTCGAAGACCGCTGTGTCAAGGAAACGGCGGCTGAATTTGAAAAAGCATGCATTTGCCCGGAAAACTTGCCGGTTTGCATGTGCGGTGGCAACCACCAGCGTTTGAAGAAAGTGAACCGTAAGCCGATTTTGCCCTCGGCCGAAGAAATCAACAGGAACAGCCGGGCTCGTTCTGCGAAGTTAAGGATCTATGAAAGAGTATGA